In Palaemon carinicauda isolate YSFRI2023 chromosome 38, ASM3689809v2, whole genome shotgun sequence, a single window of DNA contains:
- the LOC137630319 gene encoding trichohyalin-like: protein MALTIGFLVSNGVLTVRSPFRKLLDWFAGCYGNESGCSMDTLLVGLNKELDNCSISEMEEWVADQKEISSLENSTSNSNDDEEEGRKECQQSDLVKEVYAYQQKLGEINDKMSNLDHDILQRDQELGSFRQKADQDKRKNDELRTKKLSRERKFQEVQEENDSLRKEVSRLRESQLQREEDKLSTQGFEDKQKADLEGKPQDERKHLRREAKEVALRRIRKIAEDEISQEKIDKVYAPVEVRQEALKEEKTGKKHKVNLEEIEEGIVKRRIEYFENIIRKNIKEGGQLRGQSPDFRENLNRNAKNMSLDEISHEKIDKVYIPVEVRQEALKEEKTGKKHKVNLEEIEEGIVKRAYRIF from the exons ATGGCTCTCACCATCGGGTTTTTAGTTTCTAATGGGGTGCTTACGGTGAGATCCCCCTTCAGGAAACTTCTGGACTGGTTTGCAGGTTGCTATGGAAACGAAAGCGGTTGCTCCATGGACACTCTGCTCGTCGGGTTAAACAAGGAATTAGACAATTGCTCCATCAGCGAAATGGAAGAGTGGGTGGCAGATCAGAAAGAAATATCGTCACTGGAAAATTCCACCTCCAATAgcaatgatgatgaagaggagggaaGAAAGGAATGCCAGCAAAGTGACCTCGTAAAGGAGGTTTATGCTTACCAACAAAAGCTCGGGGAGATAAATGACAAAATGTCAAATCTAGACCACGACATTCTTCAGAGGGACCAAGAGCTGGGGTCTTTCAGGCAGAAAGCTGACCAAGACAAACGCAAGAACGATGAACTGAGGACCAAGAAACTATCCAGGGAGAGGAAATTTCAGGAAGTCCAGGAAGAAAACGATTCTCTGAGGAAGGAAGTAAGTAGACTAAGGGAGTCTCAACTACAGAGAGAAGAAGATAAGCTCAGCACACAGGGTTTCGAAGATAAACAAAAAGctgatcttgaaggaaaacctcaggacgagagaaagcatcttaggagggaagcaaaagaagtggcctTAAGAAGGATTAGAAAAATTGCAGAGGATGAAATCTCCCAGGAAAAAATAGACAAAGTGTATGCTCCTGTTGAAGTAAGACAGGAGGCtttgaaagaggagaaaacaggaaagaaacacaaggttaacttggaggaaatagaagaaggcatcgtgaagaggcgtatcgaatattttgaaaatatcatacgaaAAAACATAAAGGAAGGCGGCCAACTTCGTGGACAATCTCCAGACtttagagaaaatcttaataggaatgccaagaatatgtctttg gatgaaatctccCACGAAAAAATAGACAAAGTGTATATTCCTGTTGAAGTAAGGCAAGAGGCTTTGAAAGAGGAGAAAACTGGGAAGAAACACAAGGTTAACTT